A region from the Candidatus Electrothrix scaldis genome encodes:
- a CDS encoding potassium transporter TrkG translates to MRSFFAPISLPVFFFLGAILVGAALLHTSWSCQGEVISWLDALFTATSAVCVTGLIVVDTGQEFTRAGQTVILMLIQMGGLGIMTFTSLTFFLWKKRVSLTDRIAVGQSLLHDSGFHLGRFLVQIVTVTLMIELIGALFLFLADPEGFSPFSALFHAISAFCNAGFSLYSDSLVGYQSNWLVNLTIILLIILGGLGFAVIVEGKDLLAGWRKSQEQVQKSWHFSVVMQTTIFLIIAGWIYIYCAEFLGSKGEIGWHKAILTSLFQSVTCRTAGFNSLDLSVMTNASLVFMIFLMFVGGAPGSCAGGTKVTTFRILVAFTRAQISGREQAVIGRYAVDRESVNKSLTLLFFSLALIFLCVIALDFTEGGNVPHNQARGQFLEILFETVSAFGTAGLSTGFTSKLSPPGRVIIMFLMFVGRLGPLVLLSSIQSMRTKILFSKPEVKLSVG, encoded by the coding sequence ATGAGGAGCTTTTTCGCTCCGATATCCCTCCCGGTCTTTTTCTTCCTGGGAGCAATCCTTGTCGGTGCAGCCCTCCTGCACACCTCCTGGAGTTGCCAGGGAGAAGTCATCTCCTGGCTGGATGCCCTGTTTACGGCCACCTCTGCGGTCTGTGTGACCGGGCTGATCGTGGTTGATACAGGCCAGGAGTTCACCCGCGCTGGCCAGACCGTGATTCTCATGCTTATCCAAATGGGGGGACTGGGCATTATGACCTTTACCAGCCTGACCTTTTTCCTCTGGAAAAAACGGGTTTCCCTCACAGATCGCATTGCCGTGGGCCAAAGCCTGCTCCATGACTCCGGCTTTCATCTGGGCCGCTTTCTGGTCCAGATTGTCACCGTCACCCTGATGATTGAGCTGATCGGCGCCCTGTTCCTCTTTCTTGCCGATCCCGAAGGGTTCTCGCCCTTCTCTGCCCTGTTTCACGCCATTTCCGCCTTCTGCAATGCAGGTTTTTCCCTGTACTCCGACAGTCTCGTCGGTTATCAAAGCAATTGGCTGGTCAACCTGACCATTATCCTCCTGATTATACTCGGGGGGCTGGGTTTTGCTGTGATTGTTGAAGGCAAGGATCTGCTGGCTGGCTGGCGAAAATCCCAGGAGCAAGTGCAGAAGAGCTGGCATTTCAGCGTGGTCATGCAGACCACGATTTTTCTCATTATTGCAGGCTGGATCTATATCTATTGTGCAGAATTTCTCGGAAGCAAAGGCGAAATCGGTTGGCATAAGGCAATCCTCACCTCCCTGTTTCAGTCGGTGACCTGCCGCACAGCAGGCTTTAACTCCCTGGACCTGTCTGTCATGACCAATGCCTCACTGGTCTTTATGATTTTCCTGATGTTTGTCGGCGGCGCGCCAGGCTCCTGCGCAGGCGGAACTAAGGTCACCACCTTCCGCATTCTGGTCGCCTTTACCCGCGCTCAAATATCAGGCCGGGAACAGGCAGTGATCGGCAGATATGCGGTGGATCGGGAATCGGTGAATAAATCCCTGACCCTGCTTTTCTTTTCCCTGGCCCTTATCTTTCTCTGCGTTATTGCCCTGGATTTTACCGAAGGCGGCAATGTCCCCCACAACCAGGCACGCGGCCAATTCCTGGAAATTCTTTTTGAAACGGTTTCAGCCTTCGGCACAGCAGGACTCAGCACCGGTTTCACGTCCAAACTTTCCCCGCCAGGGAGGGTCATCATCATGTTTCTCATGTTTGTTGGTCGACTCGGCCCGCTAGTCCTGCTCAGTTCTATTCAATCCATGCGCACCAAAATCCTTTTTTCCAAGCCTGAAGTAAAACTTTCTGTGGGCTGA
- a CDS encoding 2-oxoacid:acceptor oxidoreductase subunit alpha, which translates to MTEEKRVRRLLQGNEAIVYGALAARCRFFAGYPITPASEIAEQLSVRLPAVNGTFIQMEDEIASIGAVIGASLAGVKAMTATSGPGFSLMQENLGFACAAEVPCVIVNVMRGGPSTGLPTSPAQGDVQMARWGTHGDHPIIVLAVSSVLDSFTITVKAFNLSERYRVPVLVLSDEVVAHTRESVELPLNSEVKVVDRIAPGMPPDWYKPYQEDARGVPPMAAFGDGYRHHVTGLVHDQDGFPTQNPQEVEKFHHRLSMKITKGLDDIQLTRKFYMEDAEFFVIAYGSVARSALRAVEEARRAGIRAGLVQLITLFPFPRRTLTPYLQQCHSVLVPELNLGQISREVQRINQGLCTVVKQNRVDGKLITPQEIYSRLVKLSAGPAG; encoded by the coding sequence ATGACTGAGGAAAAACGAGTACGCCGCCTCTTGCAGGGAAACGAGGCCATCGTGTACGGCGCCCTAGCTGCCCGTTGCCGTTTTTTTGCCGGTTACCCCATTACCCCGGCCTCTGAAATTGCAGAGCAACTCTCGGTTCGTCTGCCTGCGGTGAATGGCACCTTTATCCAGATGGAGGATGAGATCGCCAGCATTGGGGCAGTGATCGGCGCCTCTCTGGCTGGCGTCAAAGCCATGACCGCCACCTCCGGTCCAGGTTTTTCCCTGATGCAGGAGAATCTTGGTTTTGCCTGCGCCGCTGAAGTGCCCTGTGTGATCGTCAATGTTATGCGGGGCGGCCCCTCAACCGGTCTGCCCACAAGTCCTGCTCAGGGCGATGTCCAAATGGCCCGCTGGGGCACCCACGGTGATCATCCCATTATAGTCCTGGCTGTTTCCAGTGTCCTTGATTCCTTCACCATCACGGTAAAAGCCTTTAATCTTTCAGAACGCTATCGGGTTCCGGTCCTTGTCCTTTCTGATGAGGTGGTTGCTCATACCCGGGAATCTGTGGAGCTGCCCCTGAACAGCGAGGTCAAGGTGGTGGACAGGATCGCTCCTGGCATGCCGCCGGATTGGTACAAGCCCTATCAGGAAGACGCCCGTGGTGTTCCGCCGATGGCCGCCTTTGGTGATGGTTATCGCCATCATGTGACTGGACTTGTCCATGACCAGGACGGTTTTCCTACTCAGAATCCGCAGGAGGTGGAGAAGTTTCATCATCGTCTGTCTATGAAGATTACCAAGGGGCTGGATGATATCCAGTTGACCAGGAAATTCTATATGGAGGATGCTGAGTTTTTTGTCATTGCCTATGGCTCAGTGGCCCGTTCTGCGCTACGGGCTGTGGAAGAGGCTCGGCGTGCCGGTATACGTGCCGGACTTGTTCAGCTCATCACCCTGTTTCCCTTTCCCCGCCGTACCCTGACCCCCTATTTACAGCAATGCCATTCTGTGCTGGTCCCGGAATTAAATCTCGGTCAGATCAGCAGGGAAGTCCAGCGAATCAATCAGGGACTCTGTACGGTTGTGAAGCAGAATAGGGTGGACGGCAAATTGATAACCCCGCAGGAGATATACAGCCGTTTGGTCAAACTCAGTGCAGGTCCTGCTGGTTGA
- a CDS encoding DUF6290 family protein produces MSTLSLRLPNSIHRHIKQIAASEGVSINQFISSAVAEKISAITTEDYLKQRAKKADRAAFRSILNKVPERAPLPGDEM; encoded by the coding sequence ATGAGTACACTCAGCTTACGACTTCCCAACTCTATTCACCGTCACATCAAACAAATAGCTGCCAGTGAAGGGGTCTCAATTAACCAGTTCATTTCATCAGCTGTGGCTGAAAAAATTTCCGCCATCACAACTGAAGATTACCTGAAGCAACGGGCGAAAAAGGCGGACAGAGCCGCATTCAGAAGTATTCTGAATAAAGTTCCTGAACGGGCACCGTTGCCGGGAGATGAAATGTAA
- the rlmN gene encoding 23S rRNA (adenine(2503)-C(2))-methyltransferase RlmN has translation MTSEQSKTDLKNLTQDELVEYVESLGQPGFRGRQILAWIYKPGISDFEEMTDLAKKFRAVLAENARMSRFVDPITEISQDGAVKFAFRLDDGLMIESVLIPEEDRNTLCVSSQAGCAMGCRFCVTGSMGFQRNLTRAEIINQVCAVRDWLLANEEHCPTTELTNIVFMGMGEPLANMDNLLASISLLTEQRGLDFSTRRITISTCGLVPQILELGGKSNVNLAVSLHATDNATRDRLMPVNKRWPIEELLKACKEYPGKKRQRIMFEYTLFAGINDSDEDAHRLAKLLKHIPCKINLLSVNKGENEEFVSPGRERVLKFQEILRQKNYTVFIRQSRGADISAACGQLAGKMADKGNQG, from the coding sequence ATGACATCTGAACAAAGCAAGACCGACCTGAAAAACCTGACCCAAGACGAACTGGTGGAGTACGTGGAATCCCTGGGTCAGCCCGGCTTTCGCGGTCGCCAGATCCTGGCCTGGATCTATAAACCCGGCATCAGCGATTTTGAAGAGATGACCGATCTGGCCAAGAAATTCCGTGCGGTGCTGGCAGAAAATGCCCGCATGAGCCGCTTTGTTGATCCAATCACCGAGATTTCTCAGGACGGGGCCGTAAAATTTGCTTTTCGCCTGGATGATGGCCTGATGATTGAATCAGTCCTGATCCCGGAGGAAGATCGTAACACCCTCTGTGTTTCCTCCCAGGCAGGTTGTGCTATGGGCTGCCGTTTTTGCGTCACTGGCAGCATGGGCTTTCAGCGCAATCTGACCCGGGCAGAAATCATTAATCAGGTCTGTGCGGTGCGGGATTGGTTGTTGGCAAATGAGGAACACTGCCCGACAACGGAATTGACCAATATTGTCTTCATGGGCATGGGTGAGCCATTGGCCAATATGGATAATCTGTTGGCAAGTATCTCCCTGTTGACAGAACAACGCGGCCTGGACTTTTCCACTCGCCGAATCACGATATCCACCTGCGGGCTTGTACCCCAGATCCTGGAATTGGGAGGAAAAAGTAACGTCAATCTGGCGGTTTCTCTCCATGCCACCGATAATGCGACCCGAGACCGTCTCATGCCGGTGAATAAACGCTGGCCCATTGAAGAACTCCTCAAGGCCTGTAAAGAGTATCCCGGCAAAAAACGGCAGCGCATCATGTTCGAATACACCCTCTTTGCAGGAATCAACGATTCTGACGAGGACGCACACCGGCTGGCAAAATTGCTCAAGCACATTCCCTGCAAGATCAATCTGCTTTCGGTCAATAAGGGAGAAAATGAGGAATTCGTTAGCCCCGGAAGAGAGCGGGTCCTGAAATTTCAGGAAATTCTCAGGCAAAAGAATTACACCGTCTTTATCCGCCAGAGCAGGGGCGCGGATATCTCAGCTGCCTGCGGCCAGCTGGCCGGAAAAATGGCAGATAAGGGTAACCAAGGATAA
- a CDS encoding 2-oxoacid:acceptor oxidoreductase family protein: MSMDQEEQNNSPKRYEIRFSGSGGQGIITLAVIFAEAVGVYSDKHVCQTQSYGPEARGGKSKAEVVISNAPIDYPKALGLDLLLAMNQTACDAYFFDLKNDGILVIDKGLVGQSPTSRVVALPFTQIAREEIGKEMTANMVALGAVGLLSGLVDPGLLEKALLARIPPRTEEINLAAFRRGVEEAEKIQLAALPKSVISDELV; this comes from the coding sequence ATGAGTATGGACCAGGAAGAGCAAAACAATTCGCCAAAGCGTTACGAGATACGCTTCAGTGGCTCAGGAGGGCAGGGGATTATCACCTTGGCTGTTATCTTTGCTGAGGCCGTTGGTGTATATAGCGATAAGCATGTTTGCCAGACCCAGAGCTATGGGCCAGAGGCCAGGGGTGGAAAATCCAAGGCTGAGGTGGTTATCAGCAATGCGCCCATTGATTACCCTAAGGCCTTGGGGCTTGATCTTTTGTTGGCCATGAATCAGACAGCCTGTGATGCCTATTTTTTTGATCTGAAGAATGACGGCATTTTGGTTATAGATAAAGGGCTGGTTGGGCAATCGCCCACCAGTCGGGTTGTGGCCCTTCCTTTTACTCAGATTGCCCGAGAGGAAATAGGTAAAGAAATGACAGCAAATATGGTGGCTCTTGGTGCTGTTGGCCTGCTCTCCGGTTTAGTCGATCCGGGGCTGCTGGAAAAGGCCCTGCTTGCCAGAATTCCTCCTAGGACAGAGGAAATAAACCTTGCAGCCTTTCGGCGTGGAGTAGAGGAAGCGGAAAAAATACAGCTTGCCGCCTTGCCCAAATCAGTTATTTCTGATGAACTGGTCTGA
- a CDS encoding TrkA family potassium uptake protein, with protein MKLQIGIIGLGKFGLQLGKTLVDLGHEVLGVETRPDKVKNAQHVLTQVYQVDAMSREALEQIRIQDLHHVLVSVGDSIAASVMISMFLKELGVAKVWVKAIHQDHEKLLNKIGVDEVVIPEFMAAKQIASRIAMPGFLDYLPFDEAMAVKEFTIKEWEGKTLQELNLTNTFGIQVIAVRRNGDKRYQYIPRANEIFHEGDNFVAIGEVSQLDKVTP; from the coding sequence ATGAAATTACAAATCGGTATTATCGGACTCGGTAAATTCGGCCTTCAACTGGGAAAAACCCTGGTTGATCTCGGCCATGAGGTCCTGGGCGTAGAGACAAGACCTGACAAGGTGAAAAATGCCCAGCATGTCCTGACCCAGGTCTATCAGGTTGATGCCATGAGCCGCGAGGCCCTGGAGCAAATTCGTATCCAAGACCTGCATCACGTCCTGGTCAGCGTGGGCGATTCCATTGCCGCCAGCGTCATGATCTCCATGTTTCTCAAGGAGCTGGGCGTTGCCAAAGTCTGGGTCAAGGCCATTCACCAGGACCACGAGAAGCTGCTCAATAAAATCGGGGTGGATGAAGTGGTGATCCCGGAATTTATGGCCGCAAAGCAAATTGCCAGCCGTATTGCCATGCCGGGCTTTCTTGACTATCTGCCTTTTGATGAAGCAATGGCGGTCAAGGAATTCACTATTAAGGAATGGGAGGGCAAGACCCTCCAGGAGTTGAACCTGACCAATACCTTTGGCATCCAGGTCATTGCGGTGCGAAGAAACGGTGATAAGAGGTATCAATACATCCCCAGGGCCAATGAAATCTTCCATGAGGGTGACAACTTTGTTGCCATTGGCGAGGTCAGCCAACTGGACAAGGTAACGCCATAA
- a CDS encoding 4Fe-4S binding protein: protein MKNTGKKKQFDVSFYHDWCKSCGICMAFCPQKIIHPGKEGKPEILDKDGCVGCRFCEMHCPDFAITVAERKASRGRDND from the coding sequence TTGAAGAACACAGGAAAAAAGAAGCAGTTCGACGTCTCTTTTTATCATGATTGGTGCAAAAGCTGTGGTATCTGCATGGCCTTCTGTCCTCAGAAAATTATTCACCCCGGCAAAGAAGGAAAACCGGAGATCCTTGATAAAGATGGTTGCGTGGGGTGCCGCTTCTGCGAAATGCATTGCCCGGATTTTGCCATAACAGTCGCAGAACGCAAGGCGAGCAGAGGACGGGATAATGACTGA
- a CDS encoding zinc-ribbon domain-containing protein — protein MLVICEDCAKKYSIDEKRIKAPKVKFNCRACGHIIIVEKPKPKKSTSPPAEKLSSTAVFAEHEETNEVASQQEKGQGHGKQADKKENIHQSEKEPSPAVQAALRHSAAAAGKGVPFFFYLLAVMLFGLLLISTVFFHVYFNTIPDVLHDQLELRSLALTESLKGTIHLPLVRKDYLTVNQEVKRISKLPGVAYAAVRNAKGIVVAGFFNNRNSFDNHFAQKVKERGFQPDVLVKNTLPAGQEWSGAKISVGGIFVYDQVTVLPDVGGELHVALQLGDFDRHFFKTLLAPLTVVLLGLFLLSGYIIFVLLDKLVTEPMRSLTNIANRISLGELDLAITSAGPREIRELGAGLERMRHSIKVAMERLKR, from the coding sequence ATGCTGGTTATCTGTGAAGATTGTGCAAAAAAATATTCCATTGATGAAAAACGGATTAAAGCGCCTAAGGTAAAGTTCAATTGCCGAGCTTGCGGGCATATTATCATTGTTGAGAAGCCCAAGCCCAAGAAAAGCACATCTCCTCCAGCAGAAAAACTGAGCTCAACAGCAGTCTTTGCCGAACATGAGGAGACAAACGAGGTAGCGAGCCAGCAGGAAAAGGGACAGGGACATGGCAAGCAGGCTGATAAAAAAGAAAATATTCATCAATCCGAGAAAGAACCCTCACCTGCGGTGCAGGCAGCCCTCCGGCATTCGGCCGCAGCTGCTGGTAAGGGGGTACCCTTTTTTTTCTATCTTTTGGCTGTGATGCTCTTTGGTTTATTGTTGATCAGTACCGTATTTTTTCATGTCTATTTCAACACTATTCCTGACGTTCTACACGATCAGCTCGAATTGCGTAGCCTTGCCCTTACCGAATCTTTAAAAGGAACCATCCACCTTCCCCTGGTAAGAAAGGATTATCTCACAGTGAACCAGGAGGTGAAGCGAATCAGTAAACTCCCTGGCGTGGCTTATGCTGCTGTACGAAATGCAAAGGGTATTGTCGTTGCAGGCTTCTTTAATAATCGAAATAGCTTTGATAACCATTTTGCCCAAAAGGTGAAAGAACGAGGTTTTCAACCGGATGTCCTTGTGAAAAATACACTACCCGCCGGTCAGGAATGGTCAGGGGCGAAGATCAGCGTAGGGGGCATTTTTGTCTATGATCAGGTCACTGTTTTACCCGATGTTGGTGGGGAGCTACATGTTGCCTTACAGCTTGGCGATTTTGATAGGCATTTTTTTAAAACGCTGCTTGCTCCTTTAACAGTGGTTCTCCTGGGCCTGTTTCTGCTTTCCGGCTATATTATCTTTGTTTTGCTGGATAAATTGGTTACCGAGCCCATGCGTTCCCTGACTAATATCGCCAACCGGATCAGCCTGGGAGAGTTGGACCTTGCCATTACCTCCGCAGGGCCACGGGAAATCAGAGAGTTAGGGGCGGGTCTGGAAAGAATGCGTCATTCCATCAAGGTCGCTATGGAACGGCTGAAGCGCTAA
- a CDS encoding 2-oxoacid:ferredoxin oxidoreductase subunit beta, with protein MPPSIQALTHIYFRHNKKFPHVWCPGCGNGIVMGALLRAITRLELEKDEVVLASGIGCSGRMPTYLDFNTLHTTHGRALTFATGIKLANPALNVVAIMGDGDATAIGGNHLIHAARRNLNLTAIIINNSIYGMTGGQYSPTTPFGSTTTTSVYGHIEHAFSIAELAVTAGASFVARSTVYHAALADQLIEQAMLKPGFAVVEIISNCHVQYGRRNQIGNAIDMLNLFKEQAVTVKKAATMDSEELREKITIGVLADRDLPISTNEYKRIREQARADQGKKSI; from the coding sequence ATGCCTCCTTCAATACAGGCCCTTACCCATATATACTTTCGTCATAATAAAAAATTCCCCCATGTCTGGTGCCCAGGATGCGGCAATGGGATTGTTATGGGGGCGCTCCTACGGGCAATTACCCGCCTGGAGCTGGAAAAAGATGAAGTTGTGTTGGCCTCCGGCATAGGTTGTTCCGGGCGCATGCCCACCTATCTTGATTTTAACACCCTGCATACCACCCACGGTCGGGCATTGACCTTTGCTACTGGCATCAAGCTGGCGAATCCGGCCCTGAACGTGGTCGCCATTATGGGCGATGGTGATGCCACCGCAATTGGTGGTAATCATCTGATTCACGCTGCCCGCCGTAATCTGAACCTGACCGCTATCATCATTAACAATTCCATTTACGGCATGACCGGAGGCCAGTATTCACCAACCACTCCTTTTGGCTCCACCACCACAACCTCGGTGTACGGGCATATTGAACATGCTTTTTCCATTGCTGAGCTAGCCGTGACAGCCGGTGCCTCCTTTGTTGCCCGCTCCACGGTCTACCATGCAGCCTTGGCAGATCAGCTTATTGAACAGGCCATGCTGAAACCGGGCTTTGCTGTGGTGGAGATTATATCCAATTGCCATGTCCAATACGGCAGGCGTAATCAGATCGGTAATGCCATTGATATGCTGAACCTGTTTAAAGAACAGGCGGTGACAGTGAAAAAGGCCGCAACAATGGATTCGGAAGAATTGCGGGAGAAAATCACCATTGGGGTCTTGGCTGATCGAGATCTGCCGATTTCCACCAATGAGTATAAGCGAATTCGTGAGCAGGCCAGGGCAGATCAGGGGAAAAAGAGTATATGA
- the typA gene encoding translational GTPase TypA has translation MDQDKIRNVAIIAHVDHGKTTLVDKLFHQSGMFRDNQEVAERLMDSMDLERERGITIASKNGSYAYGDYKINIIDTPGHADFGGQVERVMRMADGVVLLVDAQEGPMPQTFFVVKKALAAKLPILVLVNKIDKDGARCEWVVDEVFDLLARLEAPDETLDFPVLYGSAKEGYMVEDPSDPIVPGQGMELISEMIVKHVPPPPGDTEAPLQLQINTIDYSPYLGRLGIGRIANGTLRLNENIVVARRDGSIKPVRISKIFNFIGDEKMPVDMACAGDIVAVAGMDDVTVGVTFTDPDNPQPMPLIEIDPPTISMHFIPNDSPFAGQDGKFVTSRHLEERLSKETLADVALHVEPLTDGVGFRVSGRGELHLSILIEKMRREDYEFQVTRPHVIMKEENGKTIEPYESLTVDVDEQYQGVVIEKLGKLKGVLSDMQVENGMSRMIFKVPTRGLLGYRSQFMTDTRGMGVMNYVFAEWGPHAGEIQNRQNGVMIVKENCTSVAYALFNLQDRGILFVNPGEELYKGQIIGENCRPADLVVNPAKGKKLTNMRASGSDEAVILTPPLDMSLEDCISYINDDELVEVTPRIIRLRKQKDAKIRA, from the coding sequence ATGGACCAGGATAAGATCAGAAATGTGGCGATCATCGCCCATGTTGACCACGGTAAAACCACATTGGTTGACAAGTTATTTCATCAGAGCGGTATGTTTCGTGACAACCAGGAGGTGGCTGAACGCCTTATGGACTCCATGGATTTGGAACGTGAGCGCGGTATCACCATTGCCTCGAAAAACGGCTCATACGCCTATGGCGATTATAAAATAAATATCATCGATACACCGGGCCATGCCGACTTTGGTGGCCAGGTGGAGCGCGTCATGCGGATGGCTGACGGCGTTGTGCTGTTGGTGGATGCCCAGGAAGGCCCTATGCCCCAGACTTTTTTTGTGGTCAAAAAAGCCCTGGCTGCCAAGCTCCCCATCCTGGTGCTGGTGAATAAGATCGATAAAGACGGTGCCCGTTGTGAGTGGGTGGTTGACGAGGTCTTTGATCTGCTGGCCCGCCTGGAAGCACCGGATGAAACCCTGGATTTTCCGGTTCTCTACGGTTCTGCCAAAGAAGGCTATATGGTGGAAGATCCTAGTGATCCCATCGTTCCTGGACAGGGCATGGAGTTGATCTCCGAGATGATTGTTAAGCATGTTCCTCCTCCTCCTGGTGACACAGAGGCGCCTTTGCAATTACAGATCAATACCATTGATTACTCGCCTTATCTGGGGAGATTGGGAATCGGTCGTATAGCCAACGGAACTCTGCGCCTGAACGAAAACATCGTGGTTGCCCGCCGTGATGGCTCCATCAAGCCGGTACGGATTTCTAAGATCTTCAACTTTATCGGTGATGAGAAGATGCCGGTGGATATGGCCTGTGCCGGTGATATCGTGGCCGTGGCTGGTATGGACGATGTAACCGTGGGGGTAACTTTTACGGATCCTGACAATCCTCAGCCCATGCCGCTGATCGAGATTGACCCGCCCACCATCTCCATGCATTTTATCCCCAATGACTCACCCTTTGCTGGCCAGGATGGAAAATTTGTGACCTCCCGTCATCTGGAAGAACGCTTGAGCAAGGAAACCCTGGCTGATGTGGCCCTGCATGTGGAGCCTCTCACTGATGGTGTCGGTTTTCGGGTTTCCGGGCGCGGTGAGCTGCATCTCTCTATCCTGATTGAAAAAATGCGCAGGGAAGATTACGAATTTCAGGTAACTCGCCCACACGTCATCATGAAGGAAGAAAACGGCAAAACTATAGAGCCCTATGAGTCCCTGACCGTTGATGTGGATGAGCAGTACCAGGGTGTGGTCATAGAGAAGCTGGGGAAACTGAAAGGCGTGCTCAGTGATATGCAGGTGGAAAACGGGATGTCCCGAATGATTTTCAAGGTCCCCACCCGAGGTCTACTTGGCTACCGTTCCCAGTTCATGACCGATACCCGTGGGATGGGCGTGATGAACTATGTCTTTGCTGAATGGGGTCCTCATGCCGGAGAGATTCAGAATCGCCAGAACGGGGTTATGATTGTGAAGGAAAATTGCACCAGCGTGGCCTATGCCCTGTTTAACCTTCAGGATCGCGGCATACTGTTCGTGAATCCCGGTGAAGAGTTGTATAAGGGTCAGATCATTGGCGAGAACTGCCGCCCGGCAGACTTGGTTGTCAACCCGGCCAAGGGCAAGAAGCTGACCAATATGCGTGCCTCTGGCTCGGATGAGGCGGTTATTCTGACCCCTCCCCTTGACATGAGCTTGGAAGACTGCATATCATATATCAATGACGATGAATTGGTGGAGGTTACTCCCCGGATTATTCGTCTCCGAAAGCAGAAAGACGCCAAAATTCGTGCGTAA
- a CDS encoding shikimate kinase: MKRCPSNLILIGMPGSGKSTLGPMLAEKLSRPFLDTDQAIEDAQQRTLQEIMNSDGQAIFRRIEEEVLLSLNLHDYVIATGGSAIYSERGITHLKSNGLAVFLDADLVTLESRVNNFSTRGLVKHPEQSFAQLLDERLPLYKKHADITVQSAGLTPEQTCGEILAAVLLP, encoded by the coding sequence ATGAAACGATGCCCCTCAAACCTTATCCTGATCGGCATGCCCGGCTCGGGGAAAAGCACCCTTGGCCCAATGTTGGCGGAAAAATTATCTCGTCCCTTCCTGGATACAGATCAGGCTATTGAGGACGCGCAGCAACGGACCTTGCAGGAAATTATGAACAGCGACGGGCAAGCTATTTTCCGCCGAATAGAAGAAGAGGTCCTGCTCAGCTTGAACCTCCATGATTACGTCATCGCCACAGGGGGGAGCGCTATCTATAGCGAACGAGGCATAACCCATCTCAAATCCAATGGTCTTGCCGTCTTTCTTGATGCGGACCTGGTCACCCTGGAGTCAAGGGTCAATAATTTCAGCACCCGTGGCCTTGTAAAACATCCTGAACAGAGCTTTGCCCAATTGCTCGACGAACGCCTTCCCTTGTATAAAAAGCATGCCGATATCACGGTACAGAGTGCAGGGTTGACTCCAGAACAAACCTGTGGGGAGATTCTTGCTGCGGTCTTACTGCCGTGA
- a CDS encoding PhnD/SsuA/transferrin family substrate-binding protein has protein sequence MKKRALNLLVLLCCLSATASAEEYVFSTPPFLAAEQLTAMLNPLVSRLSKETGNDIKLLLPENVDRYTAEILHGNIVIGYESPSLYVNISNVHQAIASVVTAPHETQSKGIIISRPESGISGIEDLKGKKIMIVSRSSAGGFLSQKLTLKEKGIDAEWDCQLSEAADHREENVIISVSVGDVDAGFISENSLHDADQYIAPGSVTAIAETAPLPNWVISVSRNMPQVQKDDIKEALLRLSLDDPAIKALRISAFKSATDADYDIIRDIIE, from the coding sequence ATGAAAAAAAGAGCCTTGAACCTCCTTGTCCTGCTATGCTGTCTTTCAGCGACAGCTTCTGCTGAGGAATATGTTTTTTCCACGCCGCCATTTCTTGCAGCAGAACAATTAACAGCTATGCTCAACCCGCTCGTTAGTCGGCTGAGTAAGGAGACCGGGAATGATATCAAGCTCTTGCTTCCTGAAAATGTTGATCGATACACTGCAGAAATCCTGCACGGCAATATTGTCATCGGCTATGAGAGCCCCTCTCTCTATGTCAATATATCGAATGTCCACCAGGCCATAGCCAGTGTGGTGACAGCGCCCCACGAGACCCAGTCTAAAGGGATTATTATCAGCCGACCTGAATCTGGTATTTCCGGGATTGAGGATTTAAAAGGCAAGAAAATCATGATCGTCAGTCGGAGCTCGGCTGGAGGATTCCTCTCCCAGAAATTAACCTTAAAAGAAAAAGGCATTGATGCTGAGTGGGACTGTCAACTCAGTGAAGCCGCAGATCATCGTGAGGAAAATGTCATAATTTCTGTAAGTGTTGGTGATGTTGATGCCGGTTTTATCAGTGAAAATTCCTTGCATGATGCAGATCAATATATTGCCCCAGGCTCTGTGACAGCCATAGCTGAGACAGCTCCGCTTCCTAACTGGGTTATCTCAGTCAGCCGGAACATGCCGCAGGTGCAAAAGGATGATATCAAGGAGGCTCTGTTGCGTCTCAGTCTGGATGATCCAGCCATCAAAGCCTTGAGGATTTCTGCCTTTAAAAGCGCAACAGATGCGGATTATGATATTATCCGGGATATTATAGAGTAA